Proteins from a genomic interval of Zingiber officinale cultivar Zhangliang chromosome 2A, Zo_v1.1, whole genome shotgun sequence:
- the LOC122040520 gene encoding tropinone reductase homolog At5g06060-like isoform X2, which yields MELGNRWSLRGETALVTGGSKGIGCAIVEELARFGAAVHTCARNEAELKQSLQKWRDLKLQVSGSVCDVSSSEEREKLIKEVSAIFNGKLNILVNNAASAYVKPVLEVTQEEYKHTMNINLEAGFHLSQLAHPLLKASGRGNIIFISSTAGLQGKFSMSVYGASKGALNQLTKCLACEWAKDNIRTNCVAPGMIDTPMAKPDEEPKLKHS from the exons ATGGAGTTGGGAAACAGATGGTCTCTTCGAGGAGAAACAGCCTTGGTCACTGGCGGATCCAAAGGGATAGG GTGTGCTATTGTGGAAGAACTAGCAAGATTTGGAGCAGCAGTTCATACTTGCGCCAGGAATGAAGCAGAGCTGAAACAGAGTTTGCAGAAATGGAGAGACCTGAAGCTTCAGGTGTCTGGTTCGGTCTGTGACGTCTCCTCctcggaagagagggagaagctTATAAAGGAAGTCAGCGCCATCTTCAACGGCAAACTCAATATCCTG GTTAATAATGCAGCATCTGCTTACGTTAAACCAGTTTTAGAAGTGACTCAAGAGGAATACAAGCATACCATGAACATCAACTTGGAAGCTGGTTTCCATTTGAGTCAACTCGCTCATCCTCTTCTCAAGGCATCTGGACGAGGCAATATCATCTTCATTTCCTCAACTGCTGGTCTCCAAGGAAAATTTTCTATGTCCGTCTATGGAGCGTCTAAGG GAGCCCTGAACCAACTCACTAAATGTCTCGCTTGCGAGTGGGCTAAGGATAATATTCGTACCAATTGTGTTGCGCCCGGTATGATCGACACACCTATGGCTAAACCG
- the LOC122040520 gene encoding tropinone reductase homolog At5g06060-like isoform X1 gives MELGNRWSLRGETALVTGGSKGIGCAIVEELARFGAAVHTCARNEAELKQSLQKWRDLKLQVSGSVCDVSSSEEREKLIKEVSAIFNGKLNILVNNAASAYVKPVLEVTQEEYKHTMNINLEAGFHLSQLAHPLLKASGRGNIIFISSTAGLQGKFSMSVYGASKGALNQLTKCLACEWAKDNIRTNCVAPGMIDTPMAKPFMENKERVAKWCHRTPLGRVGEPEEVAALVAFLCLPSSSFITGQVITVDGGRTISGDY, from the exons ATGGAGTTGGGAAACAGATGGTCTCTTCGAGGAGAAACAGCCTTGGTCACTGGCGGATCCAAAGGGATAGG GTGTGCTATTGTGGAAGAACTAGCAAGATTTGGAGCAGCAGTTCATACTTGCGCCAGGAATGAAGCAGAGCTGAAACAGAGTTTGCAGAAATGGAGAGACCTGAAGCTTCAGGTGTCTGGTTCGGTCTGTGACGTCTCCTCctcggaagagagggagaagctTATAAAGGAAGTCAGCGCCATCTTCAACGGCAAACTCAATATCCTG GTTAATAATGCAGCATCTGCTTACGTTAAACCAGTTTTAGAAGTGACTCAAGAGGAATACAAGCATACCATGAACATCAACTTGGAAGCTGGTTTCCATTTGAGTCAACTCGCTCATCCTCTTCTCAAGGCATCTGGACGAGGCAATATCATCTTCATTTCCTCAACTGCTGGTCTCCAAGGAAAATTTTCTATGTCCGTCTATGGAGCGTCTAAGG GAGCCCTGAACCAACTCACTAAATGTCTCGCTTGCGAGTGGGCTAAGGATAATATTCGTACCAATTGTGTTGCGCCCGGTATGATCGACACACCTATGGCTAAACCG ttcatggagaacAAAGAACGGGTAGCGAAGTGGTGTCATCGTACTCCGCTTGGGCGTGTGGGAGAGCCTGAAGAAGTGGCAGCTTTAGTGGCTTTTCTTtgccttccttcttcctctttcatCACCGGTCAAGTGATTACGGTCGATGGAGGTAGAACAATAAGCGGTGACTATTAA